A window of the Sabethes cyaneus chromosome 1, idSabCyanKW18_F2, whole genome shotgun sequence genome harbors these coding sequences:
- the LOC128745547 gene encoding centrosome-associated protein Alms1a-like gives MANLSRNSRVSDQIMEYYLRYGQNRDLEKFLRLRSSTTRSSSDGSLPGLDELDRREQVSEKIGKSMENLSTLKQRCDQQNSQKSDNSSKSKEKVGQSSTVQQQKPAEEPSPEKTQQAAGIVVKETKSEMKSGKKFNFNLESVIEIKLPPAPVVQHPLLISPPRNVLASEVGTNIQEFSCSGTQTMAEARSVEQQTEEPIRPILKTTSAPAALVSNPEEMMDNTRDISPVSSIASNKQKLEWDSLGDIGYDSKEKFYFCGASELNETMKRCLQQYLVKRGLNFDEKVVVVQNIQKGAKNTESCEKQKSDARQKWQAVYEKYKDKYHHPSEVSLNLTKPEAQSTPKVVSSQYVLSKPGVSTQTSLIKAQTKAIQAEQVITADKQIGTESLRGTDSSVTNITPTLLETDSNDQQQGEIAESFEFYSSPPSKEVHQSSTGSTLKTSPEVTSISTSSSQSSAAASVNKKAKHNFDEELRLGMTLYNTICESRSLPAHVKQSLIDKIFRRIMRNDPKGRTKEELLKDGGKFKRPTRAVATVDGLSGVESMGSSKGSAKVSHGGQTAVQKWPSVEQEIVHERDKEDVIVHDLEEPSSNSNEAGNSITSKGTLQNYSSTSETTQTSSSKQGSNGTAKQKLSSKKPDSIIKSSRFSLETDADRRIRKAMTEYLQPMTHSEVDYENQRELRRSLEKVNKTKIVDRSTASAPTTIASSGLQTGRIIELFRQEKQSQLLKIDKKIEHLKSIKMLLLEDQKLVNNIQDGTQSTYPAEKRLVKADSFPSNEKENFYANTVQRTKSAASVPVYTSVHGDTPSNLSRSEIEYIPVSSSESGWNSHYQMQKMLQNRSKLETPTSDDSIATFIKNRKQKFIENYERHRKQMFEDQHHIYTKPYSGRQSKQENHSRLDEKHSIRKIAKPSIAKPNFPSSDMFISSDSMSIPAANTLTNTTTHQYDIKSSRFSSDNLLGTILKPVATQTTGSILRTKPIFETKSGQRTATTSVQVPSTNVCGCQCASECPCRHVSQDVISQPSKHTVIVDERRQKQDKQQQTKPSSIAYVLTFQGDRHEKSKASNRRPSEKAQVYNGKSATDTDGSSRDSTQERSRSESKESADSDLLPLNEQLRRNRPGTLLRLKERQKCVNELNKLRAERNKQRKKLLLLTSDDSLKRTDVRPRLPPPPLAQRRIFSSKAIRENTRRQVRNLPEVLRKKEIEKINNLKRKNLILRDKFNRNLQRKVLHGQTDLSNSVRVIQE, from the exons ATGGCAAATTTAAGTCGCAATAGTCGCGTTTCGGATCAGATAATGGAATATTATTTGCGCTACGGTCAAAATAGAGACCTGGAAAAATTTCTTCGGTTACGTTCCAGCACGACTCGCTCGTCTAGTGACGGTAGTTTACCCGGACTAGATGAACTGGATCGAAGAGAACAGGTTTCAGAGAAGATAGGAAAATCAATGGAAAATCTGTCTACATTGAAGCAACGATGCGATCAACAGAATTCTCAAAAATCGGACAATTCTTCCAAAAGCAAGGAGAAAGTAGGCCAAAGTTCAACCGTGCAGCAACAGAAACCTGCTGAAGAACCTTCGCCAGAAAAAACGCAGCAAGCTGCGGGAATTGTAGTTAAAGAGACCAAAAGCGAAATGAAATCCggcaaaaagttcaattttaatttagagtcggttattgaaataaaattacctCCGGCACCTGTTGTACAACATCCGCTTTTAATTTCGCCTCCACGAAATGTTCTGG cATCGGAAGTGGGAACAAATATTCAGGAATTCAGTTGCTCTGGCACGCAGACAATGGCCGAGGCTCGATCTGTGGAACAACAAACTGAGGAACCTATTCGGCCGATATTGAAAACTACCAGCGCACCAGCAGCGTTAGTTTCCAACCCAGAGGAAATGATGGATAATACTCGGGATATTTCCCCTGTTAGTAGCATTGCGTCGAACAAGCAAAAACTTGAATGGGACTCGCTCGGGGATATAGGATACGATTCTaaagaaaaattttactttTGCGGTGCTTCCGAATTGAATGAAACGATGAAGCGTTGCCTCCAACAATATCTTGTGAAACGAGGTCTTAACTTTGACGAAAAAGTCGTTGTAGTTCAAAACATCCAGAAAGGAGCTAAAAACACGGAAAGCTgtgaaaaacagaaaagtgaTGCCCGACAAAAGTGGCAAGCAGTCTATGAAAAGTATAAAGATAAGTACCACCATCCTTCGGAAGTCTCACTGAATTTGACGAAACCTGAGGCCCAAAGCACTCCGAAGGTTGTTTCCTCCCAATATGTGCTCTCAAAACCGGGAGTGTCTACCCAGACTAGTCTTATCAAAGCTCAAACAAAAGCAATACAAGCTGAGCAGGTTATCACCGCAGACAAACAGATTGGTACGGAATCTCTCCGAGGGACCGATTCATCGGTTACAAATATTACCCCCACTCTGTTGGAAACCGACTCCAACGACCAACAGCAAGGTGAGATTGCGGAAAGCTTTGAGTTCTACTCGTCACCCCCATCGAAAGAAGTTCATCAATCTTCAACCGGATCTACTCTGAAAACTTCACCGGAAGTAACCAGCATTTCAACTTCCTCGTCGCAGTCCTCTGCTGCTGCTAGCGTAAACAAAAAGGCTAAGCACAACTTCGACGAAGAACTGCGTCTCGGCATGACACTATACAACACGATTTGCGAATCACGAAGTCTACCCGCCCATGTGAAGCAAAGTTTGATCGATAAAATTTTTCGGAGAATTATGAGAAACGATCCGAAAGGACGTACTAAAGAGGAGCTGCTGAAGGACGGAGGGAAATTTAAACGGCCTACCCGAGCAGTGGCTACCGTAGATGGTTTGAGTGGTGTGGAGTCCATGGGTAGCAGTAAAGGTTCAGCAAAGGTATCGCATGGCGGGCAGACCGCAGTGCAAAAGTGGCCTTCAGTAGAACAGGAAATCGTTCATGAAAGGGATAAGGAAG ACGTGATTGTGCACGACTTGGAGGAACCAAGCAGCAATAGTAATGAAGCGGGAAACTCTATTACCTCTAAAGGAACATTGCAAAATTATTCCTCTACATCGGAAACAACGCAGACGTCGTCATCAAAACAGGGATCAAACGGAACTGCTAAGCAAAAATTGTCTTCGAAAAAACCAGATTCGATCATCAAATCGTCACGTTTCAGCTTGGAAACCGATGCAGATCGTCGGATAAGAAAAGCAATGACAGAGTACTTACAACCAATGACTCACTCAGAAGTAGACTACGAGAACCAACGAGAGTTAAGACGAAGCTTGGAAAAAGTGAATAAGACTAAAATTGTGGATCGAAGTACGGCAAGTGCTCCTACTACAATCGCCAGCTCAGGCTTGCAGACCGGCCGAATAATTGAACTGTTCCGGCAAGAGAAGCAATCACAACTTCTTAAAATCGATAAGAAAATTGAACATCTTAAATCAATCAAAATGTTATTACTTGAGGATCAAAAACTAGTTAACAATATTCAGGATGGTACCCAGTCAACTTATCCGGCAGAGAAAAGACTTGTGAAAGCAGATAGTTTCCCttcaaacgaaaaagagaatttCTATGCTAATACAGTCCAACGTACAAAAAGCGCTGCAAGTGTTCCGGTGTATACCTCGGTTCACGGAGATACTCCAAGCAATCTTTCTAGAAGTGAAATAGAATATATTCCTGTTTCAAGTTCGGAATCAGGCTGGAATTCGCATTATCAAATGCAGAAAATGCTACAAAATCGGTCGAAACTCGAAACACCGACATCCGACGATAGCATTGCCACTTTTATCAAAAATCGAAAGCAGAAGTTCATCGAGAACTACGAACGTCACAGGAAACAAATGTTCGAAGATCAACATCACATATATACGAAGCCCTACAGTGGTCGTCAGAGTAAGCAGGAGAACCATTCTCGCTTAGACGAAAAGCATAGCATTCGAAAAATTGCCAAACCATCGATTGCCAAACCAAATTTCCCAAGCAGCGATATGTTCATTTCTTCCGATTCTATGTCCATACCGGCAGCCAACACTTTAACCAACACAACCACACACCAGTATGACATCAAGTCTTCTCGGTTCAGTTCCGACAACTTGCTGGGAACTATTTTGAAACCGGTAGCCACTCAAACGACCGGGTCGATCCTGCGTACAAAACCTATTTTTGAAACGAAGTCTGGGCAGCGAACTGCAACAACATCGGTTCAGGTTCCTTCAACAAACGTTTGTGGTTGTCAGTGTGCCAGTGAATGTCCTTGTCGACATGTATCTCAGGACGTCATTTCACAACCATCGAAGCATACCGTAATCGTCGACGAAAGACGCCaaaagcaagataaacaacaGCAAACTAAGCCAAGTTCCATAGCTTATGTGCTTACGTTCCAGGGTGACCGACACGAAAAGAGCAAAGCTTCCAATCGCCGGCCATCTGAAAAAGCACAGGTCTACAATGGCAAGTCAGCTACCGATACCGATGGCTCATCTCGCGACTCAACGCAAGAGCGCTCAAGATCCGAGTCCAAAGAGTCCGCCGACAGCGATCTACTCCCACTAAATGAACAATTACGTCGGAACCGTCCAGGTACTTTGTTGAGGCTAAAGGAACGCCAGAAGTGTGTCAACGAGCTGAACAAACTACGTGCTGAGCGGAACAAACAgcgaaaaaaattacttttgctAACATCGGACGATTCCTTGAAAAGAACTGACGTTAGACCTCGGCTGCCGCCACCGCCACTCG CCCAGCGCCGAATTTTCTCATCAAAAGCCATCAGAGAAAATACACGTCGACAAGTAAGGAATCTACCGGAGGTTTTACGTAAAAAAGAAATCGAAAAGATTAACAATCTGAAGCGAAAGAATCTCATACTCAGAGATAAATTTAATCGG AATTTACAACGCAAAGTGCTTCATGGCCAAACGGATCTCTCCAACAGTGTTCGCGTTATACAGGAATAg